The proteins below are encoded in one region of Populus alba chromosome 2, ASM523922v2, whole genome shotgun sequence:
- the LOC118035759 gene encoding WUSCHEL-related homeobox 4, translated as MGSMKVHQLARGFWEHEPFLTLGFKRLRPLAPKLANTDHGAASFDLKSFIRPDSGPRNLASSDEKKDSPQGETHPGGTRWNPTQEQIGILEMLYRGGMRTPNGQQIEDITAQLSRYGKIEGKNVFYWFQNHKARERQKQKRNSLGLSHSPRTPSPVTIISLDTRGEVEREEDSPYKRKCRSWTFECLELEDSRSCREKGDRTLELFPLHPEGR; from the exons ATGGGAAGCATGAAGGTGCATCAGTTGGCACGTGGATTTTGGGAGCACGAACCCTTTCTTACGCTGGGTTTCAAGCGTTTACGCCCTCTCGCTCCCAAGCTGGCCAACACAGATCATGGTGCTGCCTCTTTCGATCTCAAGAGCTTCATTAGACCCGACAGTGGCCCTAGAAATCTTGCCTCTTCTGATGAGAAGAAAGATTCCCCTCAG GGGGAGACGCACCCGGGAGGGACACGTTGGAACCCAACGCAAGAGCAGATAGGTATACTAGAGATGTTGTATAGGGGAGGAATGAGAACTCCCAATGGGCAACAAATAGAAGATATCACTGCACAACTAAGCAGATACGGCAAGATTGAAGGGAAGAATGTTTTTTACTGGTTCCAAAATCACAAAGCCCGCGAGAGGCAAAAACAGAAGAGGAACAGCCTTGGTTTAAGCCATAGTCCGAGAACCCCATCTCCCGTTACCATTATATCTTTGGATACTAGG GGAGAGGTGGAGAGAGAGGAGGACAGTCCGTACAAAAGAAAGTGTAGGAGCTGGACGTTTGAGTGCTTGGAATTAGAGGACAGCAGGTCATGTAGAGAGAAGGGAGATAGAACTCTCGAGCTTTTCCCATTGCACCCGGAAGGCAGATGA